The Glycine max cultivar Williams 82 chromosome 12, Glycine_max_v4.0, whole genome shotgun sequence genome window below encodes:
- the LOC100781722 gene encoding transcriptional regulator SUPERMAN: MKRNGLMKDYTHDHSCVNKNPTTTKDFSHVVANCFNNNQMAKEFWECSSISNINKSHHHNIHSNNNIADQDYVNGFPWPPRSYTCSFCRKEFKSAQALGGHMNVHRRDRARLRQSSPPTHEVQGQAAGPIRLNLNLNPNNNSASSSSLSLLPPPPSSSSATTTTLKPVVTCTLPLFVSPTPPSPSSELKRWVVVDGIVLNPLSIMTTPEHYSKSKIPESFSAGVGEYHDHAFAREDGCKMLKKGEILRMDLEIGLPRGYDLDLELRLGTTYS, encoded by the coding sequence ATGAAGAGGAACGGTTTGATGAAAGACTACACTCATGACCACAGTTGTGTCAACAAGaacccaacaacaacaaaagactTCTCCCATGTTGTTGCCAACTGCTTTAACAACAACCAAATGGCTAAAGAGTTTTGGGAGTGCAGCAGCATCAGCAACATCAACAAATCTCATCATCACAACATTCACAGCAATAATAATATTGCAGATCAGGACTATGTGAATGGCTTCCCATGGCCACCAAGATCATACACTTGCAGCTTCTGCAGAAAGGAGTTTAAGTCTGCTCAGGCACTTGGTGGACACATGAATGTTCATAGGAGGGATAGAGCAAGGTTGAGGCAGTCATCACCCCCAACTCATGAAGTTCAAGGTCAAGCTGCTGGCCCTATAAGGCTCAACCTTAATCTTAACCCTAACAACAACTCAGCCTCATCATCATCTTTATCCTtgttaccaccaccaccatcttcATCTTCAGCAACTACTACTACTCTTAAGCCTGTTGTCACTTGCACATTGCCCTTGTTTGTTTCTCCCACTCCTCCTTCACCTTCTTCTGAGTTGAAGAGATGGGTTGTTGTGGATGGCATTGTGTTGAACCCTTTGAGCATAATGACCACCCCAGAGCACTACTCCAAGTCAAAGATTCCAGAATCTTTTTCAGCTGGGGTTGGAGAATATCATGATCATGCTTTTGCAAGGGAAGATGGGTGCAAAATGTTGAAGAAGGGTGAGATTCTCAGGATGGACTTGGAGATAGGTTTGCCTAGAGGTTATGATTTGGATCTGGAGCTTCGTTTGGGTACTACTTACTCTTAG